One genomic segment of Sebastes fasciatus isolate fSebFas1 chromosome 17, fSebFas1.pri, whole genome shotgun sequence includes these proteins:
- the LOC141754399 gene encoding major histocompatibility complex class I-related gene protein-like isoform X2 → MRQVPMEPLIVTLLTISLHGAAAVTHSMKYFYTASTGVPNFPEFVGVGFVDEVQIDHYDSNTRRVEPKQDWMTMVTKDDPQYWERETGHRRASQQWFKANIEDAKQRFNQTGGVHIFQRMYGCEWNDETDEVKGYDQFGYDGEDFISFDLKTEKYIASKQQAVITKHKWDNDTTKIAQTKYYLTQRCPEYLKKYVNYGRSSVQRTELPSVSLLQKTPSSPVSCHATGFYPDRATLFWRKDGEDLHEDVDLGEILPNHDGTFQMSADLELSSAEDWRRYDCVFQLSGVKDDLVTRLAKAVIRTNREKPTDMTVPIIAAVVVLALVLIAVIGVVIYKKKNAKRPPSPVNNAEVLEELNPGS, encoded by the exons ATGCGACAGGTCCCAATGGAGCCGTTGATTGTGACTCTCCTGACAATAAGCCTACATGGCGCGGCAGCAG TGACTCACTCTAtgaagtatttctacactgcgTCTACTGGAGTCCCAAACTTCCCAGAGTTTGTGGGTGTTGGGTTTGTTGATGAAGTTCAGATAGATCACTATGACAGTAACACCAGGAGAGTAGAACCTAAACAGGACTGGATGACCATGGTCACAAAAGATGATCCTCAGTACTGGGAGAGGGAGACTGGCCATCGTCGGGCGTCCCAGCAGTGGTTCAAAGCCAACATTGAAGATGCAAAGCAGCGCTTCAACCAAACTGGAG gtgtcCATATTTTCCAGAGGATGTACGGCTGTGAATGGAACGATGAGACTGACGAGGTTAAAGGTTATGATCAGTTTGGTTATGATGGAGAAGACTTCATATCATTTGACCTGAAGACGGAGAAATACATCGCTTCAAAACAACAGGCTGTCATCACCAAACACAAGTGGGATAATGACACAACTAAGATAGCACAGACTAAATACTACCTCACCCAGCGTTGTCCTGAGTATCTGAAGAAGTATGTGAACTATGGGAGGAGCTCTGTGCAGAGAACAG AGCTTCCCTCAGTGTCTCTCCTCCAGAAGACTCCCTCCTCTCCAGTCAGCTGCCACGCTACAGGTTTCTACCCTGACAGAGCCACACTGTTCTGgaggaaagatggagaggaCCTTCATGAGGACGTGGACCTCGGAGAGATCCTCCCCAACCACGATGGAACCTTCCAGATGAGTGCTGACCTGGAACTTTCATCAGCTGAAGACTGGAGGAGGTACGACTGTGTGTTTCAGCTCTCTGGTGTGAAGGACGACCTCGTCACCAGACTGGCCAAAGCAGTGATCAGGACCAACAGAG agaagccCACTGACATGACCGTCCCCATCATCGCTGCAGTGGTTGTTCTTGCTCTCGTCCTCATCGCTGTGATTGGAGTCGTCATTTATAAAAAGAAGAACG
- the LOC141754399 gene encoding major histocompatibility complex class I-related gene protein-like isoform X1, translating to MRQVPMEPLIVTLLTISLHGAAAVTHSMKYFYTASTGVPNFPEFVGVGFVDEVQIDHYDSNTRRVEPKQDWMTMVTKDDPQYWERETGHRRASQQWFKANIEDAKQRFNQTGGVHIFQRMYGCEWNDETDEVKGYDQFGYDGEDFISFDLKTEKYIASKQQAVITKHKWDNDTTKIAQTKYYLTQRCPEYLKKYVNYGRSSVQRTELPSVSLLQKTPSSPVSCHATGFYPDRATLFWRKDGEDLHEDVDLGEILPNHDGTFQMSADLELSSAEDWRRYDCVFQLSGVKDDLVTRLAKAVIRTNREKEKPTDMTVPIIAAVVVLALVLIAVIGVVIYKKKNAKRPPSPVNNAEVLEELNPGS from the exons ATGCGACAGGTCCCAATGGAGCCGTTGATTGTGACTCTCCTGACAATAAGCCTACATGGCGCGGCAGCAG TGACTCACTCTAtgaagtatttctacactgcgTCTACTGGAGTCCCAAACTTCCCAGAGTTTGTGGGTGTTGGGTTTGTTGATGAAGTTCAGATAGATCACTATGACAGTAACACCAGGAGAGTAGAACCTAAACAGGACTGGATGACCATGGTCACAAAAGATGATCCTCAGTACTGGGAGAGGGAGACTGGCCATCGTCGGGCGTCCCAGCAGTGGTTCAAAGCCAACATTGAAGATGCAAAGCAGCGCTTCAACCAAACTGGAG gtgtcCATATTTTCCAGAGGATGTACGGCTGTGAATGGAACGATGAGACTGACGAGGTTAAAGGTTATGATCAGTTTGGTTATGATGGAGAAGACTTCATATCATTTGACCTGAAGACGGAGAAATACATCGCTTCAAAACAACAGGCTGTCATCACCAAACACAAGTGGGATAATGACACAACTAAGATAGCACAGACTAAATACTACCTCACCCAGCGTTGTCCTGAGTATCTGAAGAAGTATGTGAACTATGGGAGGAGCTCTGTGCAGAGAACAG AGCTTCCCTCAGTGTCTCTCCTCCAGAAGACTCCCTCCTCTCCAGTCAGCTGCCACGCTACAGGTTTCTACCCTGACAGAGCCACACTGTTCTGgaggaaagatggagaggaCCTTCATGAGGACGTGGACCTCGGAGAGATCCTCCCCAACCACGATGGAACCTTCCAGATGAGTGCTGACCTGGAACTTTCATCAGCTGAAGACTGGAGGAGGTACGACTGTGTGTTTCAGCTCTCTGGTGTGAAGGACGACCTCGTCACCAGACTGGCCAAAGCAGTGATCAGGACCAACAGAG agaaagagaagccCACTGACATGACCGTCCCCATCATCGCTGCAGTGGTTGTTCTTGCTCTCGTCCTCATCGCTGTGATTGGAGTCGTCATTTATAAAAAGAAGAACG